In the genome of Montipora foliosa isolate CH-2021 chromosome 3, ASM3666993v2, whole genome shotgun sequence, one region contains:
- the LOC137995948 gene encoding uncharacterized protein produces MANLPEDRVQPAPPFSYCAVDYFGPLYVKEGRRQVKRYGVLFTCLSSRAVRLEVANSLTADSFINAYRHFVGRRGPVCQIRSDQGTTFVGAKNELQHALSERDNEKVRQELLKRNCDWVLYKMNVPHTSHMRGIWERQIRTVRSILAALLSPPWIAAR; encoded by the coding sequence ATGGCGAATCTTCCAGAAGACCGGGTACAACCTGCTCCCCCCTTTTCATATTGCGCCGTTGATTACTTCGGCCCCTTGTACGTCAAGGAGGGTCGACGACAAGTCAAGAGGTATGGAGTCCTCTTCACGTGCCTTTCATCCAGAGCAGTCCGCCTAGAAGTTGCAAACTCCTTAACTGCCGACTCCTTCATTAATGCCTACCGCCACTTTGTCGGCCGACGTGGCCCAGTTTGTCAGATCCGTTCAGACCAAGGAACAACCTTCGTTGGCGCAAAGAACGAGCTTCAGCACGCACTCTCAGAGCGAGATAACGAGAAAGTCAGGCAGGAGCTTCTAAAGAGAAACTGCGACTGGGTTTTGTACAAGATGAACGTACCGCACACAAGCCACATGAGAGGCATATGGGAACGCCAAATCCGAACTGTGCGCAGCATCCTTGCAGCCCTACTGAGCCCACCATGGATCGCAGCTAGATGA